The genome window CGAAAATAATTACGTAAACGGACAATTAAACGGTGAAGCAAAATCATATTATTCTAACGGTACTGTTCGTTCAAACGGAAATTACTCGCGTAATTTTAGAAATGGACAATGGACTTGGAACTATGATAATGGTAAGAAAAAATTAATTGAGAATTATCAAAATGGTATAATTACAGAGATTCTTGGATATTCAAGAAATGGATCAAAAGAACGTGAAATGAAACTTGTAAATGGAAATGGAAATTTCACACAGTATTACGACAACGGAAAAATCAAAGTTCAAGGTGCTTTAAGAAATTACAAGGCTTATGGAAATTGGAATTTCTATAATAAAGATGGATATTTAACTGATACACAAGGTTTTTATTAAAAAAACTTGATTTATTTTGATTTTAAAGGTATAATATTTATGTAACAGGTGTTTTAAAGGAGAATAAAAGAAAAAAATTTACTTAGAAAAGTGGTGTTAATTATGAAAAAACTATTATTCGCTTTAATGCTTTTTGTAAATATTTTAGGATTTTCAGCATTGAAAAATGGTATTTATTCTGTTGAAAAAAGATATGACGGTAACTGGACTTCATTCGTAAAAATAACAGTTAAGGATGGAAAAATAATCGGTGCCCAATACGACAGAAAAAATCAAAGAGGTGAATTGTTTTCAATGAGCCAAAATTCTTTTAGAGATGTAGCTTTTGAAATTTCAAGAAATCTTATAAATTCTCAAAATGTAAGTTCTGTAACAGGAAAAGATGCAAAAGCAGTATCAGAATTTA of Leptotrichia hongkongensis contains these proteins:
- a CDS encoding pheromone cAD1 o protein; protein product: MKKLLFALMLFVNILGFSALKNGIYSVEKRYDGNWTSFVKITVKDGKIIGAQYDRKNQRGELFSMSQNSFRDVAFEISRNLINSQNVSSVTGKDAKAVSEFKEMSNFLINKANNGETGNFKM